The Alphaproteobacteria bacterium DNA window CCCCAATCGGCTGAGATATTATGCAATTTACGATAGGTAATCGCTCTCTGGTTCATCCAAGAATTAAAGACTGCACCAATGGCTGCCCAAAGCTGTTCTTGAACATCCTGCGGGAAATCCTTACCCGTTTCCTTTTGAACAATCTCTTTATACTCTTCAATCAGCTTTTTCCAATCATCAGCTTTGAGATCGGTATCTTCATGAAGATGGAAATCTGCTTTATAGCGCTCTAGCGCATCTTCAAAGAGGTAATGATCAACCTCAAGAACAACGTTTGAATACATTTGAATGAATCTGCGATAGCTGTCATAAGCAAAGCGCTCATCACCGCTCATTTGAATGAGTCCGAGAACAGTTTTATCGTTAAGGCCCAGGTTTAAAATTGTATCCATCATCCCTGGCATCGATGCACGCGCCCCTGATCTCACTGATACAAGAAGCGGATTCTGATTGCTCCCGAAGGTAGCACCAACTGTTTTTTCAATAAATTGAATATTCTCCTCAACCATCTTTTTTAAATCTGATGGATAGGTGCGTTCATGATTATAAAAGTAAGTACAGACTTCAGTTGAAATTGTGAACCCTGGCGGCACTGGCAGACCCAAGCTTGCCATTTCTGCCAAGTTTGCGCCTTTCCCACCAAGAAGGTCTTTCATATCCTTTTTGCCATCGGCCTTACCATTGCCAAATGCATAAATCCACTTTGTCATTGTTGTTGTTTCCATCTGAAATCCATCTTCTCGTTTCATATAACCTCAATCTACACAAAATTCATTTTTCGTCAATGCAGGAAAATGATGCAATGCGATTCATTGTCTGTCTGATCTGACCTAAAAGTTCTAGACGATTTATCCTTACGTTCGAGTCTTCTACATTTACCATAACATTCTCGAAAAAATCATTAACTGGCGAGGATAAATGGGCTAAATGCTGCATCGCCTCCACATAATCATTCTTTTTTATCGCAACATCAACAGATTCAGATGCCCTCTCTAACGCCACATGCAATTTTGTTTCAAATCCATCTTTCAGATAAATTGGATTCACCTGCCCCTTATATCCTACCTTATCTTTTGTTTCTTCGATCTGCAGAATATTATTTGCGCGCTTGAATAAAGACAGCAAACGCGTTGCCTCAGCCTGTCCACAAAAATCTGTCAAAGCCGTGACACGTTTAAAGATCAGATAGAGATGTGTCAAATGACCTGTTTCATAAGTTGCTTGAATCAGATCATAGCGCAATCCCTTGTCTTTGAGATAGACCTTCATCCGCTCAAGAGCAAAGGCATGAATCTCATCTAAAGGGCATTTTTCTTTATCAAGCATAAAGATCCCTTGACCCGCATAAAGCCTAAAGACATGCTCACAAAGGGCCACAAAATCAAAATCAAGCTCAAAAGCTTCAATAATCCGCACGATACCAAGGCAAGCACGTCTCAGTGCAAAGGGATCCTTTGAGCTTGTTGGCTTAAGACCCGCTGTGAAGAACCCAACCAAGCTATCCACTTTATCTGCTAATGAAACCAATGCGCCCTCAACCGTGCGTGGCAATTGATCAGCTGCGCCCATGGGCTTGTAATGATCTTGAATCGCAATCGAGATAGCATCCCCGAGTCCATCATGCGCTGCATAATAACCACCCATCACGCCTTGAAGCTCAGGGAATTCCCCCACCATGCCAGAGAGGAGATCGGCCTTCGATAATTGACCAGCTGTCATCAGCTTTTTAGAATCGATCGCAGAAAGGTGGGCATGATTTGCGCTTTTGAGCAACTCACTTAAAATCCCTGCGATCCGTTCTGTTTTTAAGAAAACAGAACCAAGTTTCTCATGAAACCGAATATTGTTCAAAGACT harbors:
- a CDS encoding glycine--tRNA ligase subunit beta produces the protein MAEFLLEIFGEEIPARMQKNAGAQLAQLAEGWLKEKKIEGAQVMSHVTPRRLVLVIQNLPIKQNDVSEEKKGPALGAPQQAIDGFLKANNLKSLDECELRDGGKAQYYFVNVLTPGKQMTELLAELPSHLIAQFNWPKSMRWGSFTKAWIRPIHRVMAIFDQKPLKGFISLGEGESAKIHFSAETTGHRFMAPDSFIVTSFEDYKEKCKKAFVIVDREERMTIIQEKAAALASDKGLVFQPDEGLMEEVSGLVEYPVPFLGQIDQAFMDVPMEVLTTSMRVHQKYFPLYQADGKLAPFFVIVANIVPNDKGVAIVTGNEKVLRARLSDARFFWDQDRKVTLESRRESLNNIRFHEKLGSVFLKTERIAGILSELLKSANHAHLSAIDSKKLMTAGQLSKADLLSGMVGEFPELQGVMGGYYAAHDGLGDAISIAIQDHYKPMGAADQLPRTVEGALVSLADKVDSLVGFFTAGLKPTSSKDPFALRRACLGIVRIIEAFELDFDFVALCEHVFRLYAGQGIFMLDKEKCPLDEIHAFALERMKVYLKDKGLRYDLIQATYETGHLTHLYLIFKRVTALTDFCGQAEATRLLSLFKRANNILQIEETKDKVGYKGQVNPIYLKDGFETKLHVALERASESVDVAIKKNDYVEAMQHLAHLSSPVNDFFENVMVNVEDSNVRINRLELLGQIRQTMNRIASFSCIDEK